The Streptomyces sp. NBC_00670 genome window below encodes:
- the paaB gene encoding 1,2-phenylacetyl-CoA epoxidase subunit PaaB, producing MSDTTTPRGDWPLYEVFVRGKRGLNHVHVGSLHAADDRMALTHARDLYTRRNEGVSIWVVRSDLITASTRDERDPFFAPSADKVYRHPTFYDIPDDVPHI from the coding sequence ATGAGCGACACCACGACCCCCAGGGGCGACTGGCCGCTGTACGAGGTGTTCGTGCGCGGCAAGCGCGGCCTGAACCACGTGCACGTCGGCTCGCTGCACGCGGCGGACGACCGCATGGCCCTCACCCACGCCCGCGACCTCTACACCCGGCGCAACGAGGGCGTCAGCATCTGGGTGGTGCGCAGCGACCTCATCACCGCCTCCACCCGCGACGAACGGGACCCGTTCTTCGCCCCGAGCGCCGACAAGGTCTACCGCCACCCCACCTTCTACGACATCCCCGACGACGTCCCCCACATCTAG